A single genomic interval of Mycolicibacterium holsaticum DSM 44478 = JCM 12374 harbors:
- a CDS encoding EspA/EspE family type VII secretion system effector — MSVIDAFLSTWSDARSTYGEGTPQTGNGYDNSSALRGLHTHLESAAPGSRWTGAAATRYDAANTEHQRVIATLADLDRRLATEVDNSARSVDIGRRNLDALRTWVLDAADSAPPGKAGEQMRVVIAQKGLAQLQQIVQQSSAESNAIAGRIRLLEDEFRVLGNQKFGDKQSAGGDVLDDKAAEDTKKRAEQDVREALEEGGQDAAARVDQALDSVTPEQLSGAAPLSAEQSAYLSQMQHQMKDMSVADLKAAEDRLGERGNIVGDSWQLMANDDIDFPEAETGEVAPDDQKFENLPRSVQDAIKSPGLLYDQQMKDVAAIVKDGDPRFQTGTELDREMMRKADRMMDAPLWEKSTGQPGDGSRPQYDVVLQDIFESAGRDHQIVHDHITGTHGDDGRDFMMDVSSHEWNDDGRAAGSLFEWTANSTGPQGQIAAETANVYAEFLGSESDKLLAIDGNRQIGDMNPELVKAFSNGLMPYQEELVTDQPTVDTPFRRIDELHGSMDNAKGLFAVIDSQPDAAREWNRAAYQNAVDMQQSFAQYAKEHPDMPKGDVRIDDLESSARLLGVIDGGMSQETLSNIRNGEMNAQQAAENAKSAYEFKKDIIRSVVSYAPGGDLATNAIADTFVGPPPEASSIKFDKDGAITDVGLTSSEQSIAYQYTQAQYTVASQFVDAGNPHIEERFFDSNGRLLPPSQISAEDWSIYDSQLTASMAEYEHINSLMQKFNTTLGRVGGYQE; from the coding sequence GTGAGTGTGATCGACGCATTCCTGTCGACGTGGTCCGATGCGCGCTCGACCTACGGTGAGGGCACTCCGCAGACCGGCAACGGGTACGACAACAGCAGCGCACTTCGCGGACTGCACACCCACCTCGAGTCGGCCGCCCCGGGCTCGCGGTGGACCGGGGCCGCGGCCACCCGGTACGACGCGGCCAACACCGAGCATCAGCGGGTGATCGCGACGCTCGCCGACCTCGACCGCCGGTTGGCCACCGAGGTCGACAACTCGGCGCGGTCGGTGGATATCGGCCGTCGCAACCTCGACGCACTGCGCACGTGGGTCCTTGACGCCGCCGACAGCGCGCCGCCGGGCAAGGCCGGTGAGCAGATGCGCGTGGTGATCGCGCAGAAAGGTCTGGCGCAACTACAGCAGATCGTGCAGCAGAGCAGCGCCGAGTCCAACGCCATCGCAGGGCGTATCCGCTTGCTGGAAGACGAGTTCCGCGTACTCGGCAACCAGAAGTTCGGGGATAAGCAATCCGCAGGCGGCGATGTCCTCGACGACAAGGCCGCCGAGGACACCAAGAAGCGTGCCGAGCAGGACGTGCGCGAAGCGCTCGAAGAGGGTGGCCAGGACGCCGCAGCGCGCGTTGACCAGGCACTTGATTCCGTTACCCCCGAGCAGCTTTCGGGCGCCGCGCCACTGTCGGCCGAGCAGAGCGCATACCTGAGCCAGATGCAGCATCAGATGAAGGACATGAGCGTGGCTGACCTCAAAGCCGCCGAGGACCGATTGGGCGAGCGCGGGAACATCGTGGGCGACTCGTGGCAGCTGATGGCCAACGACGACATCGATTTCCCCGAGGCCGAGACCGGTGAGGTGGCGCCCGACGACCAGAAGTTCGAGAACCTTCCCCGCAGTGTGCAGGACGCGATCAAGTCGCCCGGACTCCTCTACGACCAGCAGATGAAGGACGTCGCGGCGATCGTCAAGGACGGTGATCCGCGGTTCCAGACCGGTACCGAGCTGGATCGCGAGATGATGCGCAAGGCCGACCGGATGATGGACGCACCGCTTTGGGAAAAAAGCACCGGTCAGCCCGGCGACGGGTCGCGTCCGCAGTATGACGTTGTGCTGCAGGATATTTTCGAATCAGCAGGGCGTGATCACCAGATCGTGCACGACCACATCACCGGAACCCACGGCGATGACGGCCGGGACTTCATGATGGACGTGTCCAGCCACGAGTGGAACGACGACGGAAGGGCCGCCGGCTCACTGTTCGAGTGGACCGCGAACTCGACGGGTCCGCAGGGGCAGATCGCCGCCGAGACCGCCAACGTCTACGCCGAGTTCCTGGGAAGCGAGAGCGACAAGCTGCTGGCGATCGACGGCAACCGCCAGATCGGCGACATGAACCCAGAACTGGTCAAGGCGTTCTCCAACGGTCTGATGCCGTACCAGGAAGAGTTAGTGACAGACCAGCCGACTGTCGACACGCCGTTTCGTCGGATCGACGAACTTCACGGTTCGATGGACAACGCCAAAGGGCTTTTCGCCGTTATCGATTCGCAGCCGGATGCGGCGCGAGAGTGGAACAGGGCGGCCTACCAGAATGCAGTCGATATGCAACAGTCGTTCGCCCAGTATGCGAAGGAGCATCCCGATATGCCGAAGGGAGATGTTCGCATCGACGATCTGGAGTCTTCGGCCCGCCTGCTGGGCGTTATCGACGGTGGCATGAGCCAGGAAACGTTGTCGAACATCCGCAACGGCGAGATGAACGCCCAACAGGCGGCGGAGAACGCGAAGTCCGCATACGAGTTCAAGAAGGACATCATCCGGAGTGTGGTCTCATACGCTCCAGGTGGTGATCTGGCCACCAACGCAATCGCCGATACGTTCGTCGGCCCTCCGCCGGAGGCGAGCAGCATCAAGTTCGACAAGGACGGCGCAATCACAGATGTGGGTCTCACCTCGAGCGAGCAGTCGATCGCGTATCAGTACACGCAGGCTCAGTACACCGTTGCGTCGCAGTTCGTCGATGCCGGCAATCCGCATATCGAAGAGCGCTTCTTCGATAGCAACGGCAGGTTGCTTCCCCCGAGCCAGATCAGCGCTGAGGATTGGAGTATCTATGACTCGCAGTTGACGGCATCGATGGCTGAATACGAGCACATCAACTCCCTGATGCAGAAGTTCAACACCACCCTCGGACGCGTGGGCGGGTACCAAGAGTGA
- the galE gene encoding UDP-glucose 4-epimerase GalE, with product MTWLVTGGAGYIGSHVVRALRDADLPVVVLDDLSTGLEAFVPPGVPLVRGTLLDTELITQTLREHRVTGVIHIAGFKYAGVSVREPLHTYEQNVTAMVNLLKAMTSVGTDKLVFSSSAATYGTPDVDTVTEQTPTTPESPYGVSKLVGEWILRDVAHATELRHTSLRYFNVVGSGAPELFDVSPHNLFPVVFDMLYRGETPRINGNDYPTPDGTCVRDYVHVSDLAAAHVAAAQRLDAGAPVEAVYNLGSGNGTSVREIMTAIREVTGVDFEPTVGPRRPGDPARIVASKDLAGRDLDWQMRHSLEEMVRSAWVARRQAGEAYPG from the coding sequence ATGACTTGGCTGGTGACCGGCGGGGCCGGGTACATCGGCTCGCACGTAGTGCGTGCGCTGCGCGACGCCGACCTGCCGGTGGTGGTGCTCGACGATCTGTCGACCGGGCTGGAAGCGTTCGTCCCGCCGGGCGTGCCGTTGGTGCGCGGCACCTTGCTCGACACCGAACTCATCACCCAGACGCTGCGCGAGCACCGGGTCACCGGCGTCATCCATATCGCGGGGTTCAAATACGCGGGCGTTTCGGTACGCGAACCGTTGCACACCTACGAGCAGAACGTCACGGCGATGGTCAACCTGCTCAAGGCGATGACGTCGGTGGGCACCGACAAGTTGGTGTTCTCGTCCAGCGCCGCGACCTACGGCACCCCTGACGTCGACACGGTCACCGAGCAGACGCCGACCACGCCTGAATCCCCGTACGGGGTAAGCAAACTGGTCGGCGAATGGATCTTGCGTGACGTCGCACACGCCACCGAGCTGCGGCACACCAGCCTGCGTTACTTCAACGTGGTGGGATCCGGTGCGCCGGAGTTGTTCGACGTCAGCCCGCACAACCTGTTCCCCGTCGTGTTCGACATGCTCTACCGCGGGGAGACACCGCGGATCAACGGGAACGACTACCCCACCCCGGACGGCACCTGCGTGCGTGACTATGTCCACGTATCGGATCTGGCGGCAGCGCATGTCGCCGCGGCCCAGCGGTTGGACGCCGGTGCACCGGTCGAGGCCGTGTACAACCTCGGCAGCGGAAACGGCACCTCGGTGCGCGAGATCATGACCGCGATCCGGGAGGTGACCGGCGTGGACTTCGAACCGACCGTCGGGCCGCGCCGGCCCGGTGATCCGGCCCGCATCGTCGCGTCCAAGGACCTGGCCGGCCGCGACCTCGACTGGCAGATGCGGCACTCGCTGGAGGAGATGGTGCGGTCGGCGTGGGTCGCCCGTCGGCAGGCGGGAGAGGCCTATCCCGGATAG
- a CDS encoding M1 family metallopeptidase, producing the protein MTGGENSTRIIDPYLPDNGNSGYRVSRYELDLEYKVATNRLSGTATITAVTLAALRTLTLDLSDALSVTKVAVNGARAGRFKTSANKLHITLAEGLPAGAAMTIVVRYGGSPRPIRTHWGDVGFEELTDGALVAGQPNGAPSWFPCDDQPSAKASIHIRIRTERSYYAIANGRLISRRAHAGMTTWTYEQPEPTSTYLATLQIGRYDRHRVARNGVSIHAVLPDRLSENFASDFARQPQMMTLFVELFGPYPLADGYTVVITDDDLEIPLEAQGISIFGANHCAGRGRGERLIAHELAHQWFGNSVTVRRWQDIWLHEGFACYAEWLWSENSGGRSAEEWARHYHQRLADAPQDLLLADPGVQDLFDDRVYKRGALTLHVLRGRIGDDNFFALLRDWTQRYRHSTVVTDDFTGLASHYADQSLRALFEAWLYARALPALEPPP; encoded by the coding sequence GTGACGGGCGGCGAGAACTCGACGCGGATCATCGATCCCTATCTGCCCGACAACGGTAATTCCGGCTACCGGGTCTCGCGCTACGAACTCGACCTGGAATACAAGGTCGCGACAAACCGGCTGTCGGGGACCGCCACCATCACCGCGGTGACGCTGGCGGCGCTGCGCACGTTGACCCTCGACCTCTCCGATGCGCTGTCGGTGACGAAAGTGGCCGTCAACGGCGCGCGTGCGGGCAGGTTCAAGACCTCGGCGAACAAGCTGCACATCACGCTGGCGGAGGGCCTGCCCGCCGGTGCGGCGATGACGATCGTCGTACGCTACGGCGGCAGCCCGCGACCGATCCGAACCCATTGGGGCGACGTGGGATTCGAGGAGCTCACCGACGGTGCGCTGGTGGCGGGTCAGCCCAACGGGGCCCCATCGTGGTTTCCGTGCGACGACCAGCCCAGCGCCAAGGCCAGCATCCACATCCGAATCCGCACGGAACGTTCCTACTACGCGATCGCCAACGGCAGGCTGATCTCCCGGCGCGCGCACGCCGGGATGACCACGTGGACCTACGAACAGCCGGAGCCGACGTCGACGTATCTGGCGACGTTGCAGATCGGCAGGTACGACCGGCATCGGGTGGCCAGAAACGGCGTGTCGATCCACGCGGTGCTGCCCGACCGGCTGAGCGAGAACTTCGCATCCGACTTCGCCCGGCAACCGCAGATGATGACGCTGTTCGTCGAACTGTTCGGCCCCTATCCACTCGCCGACGGGTACACGGTCGTGATCACCGATGACGACCTCGAGATACCGCTTGAGGCACAAGGTATTTCGATCTTCGGCGCCAATCATTGCGCGGGCCGCGGCCGGGGGGAACGGCTGATCGCCCACGAGCTGGCCCATCAGTGGTTCGGCAACTCGGTCACCGTCAGGCGCTGGCAAGACATCTGGCTGCACGAGGGTTTCGCCTGCTACGCCGAGTGGCTGTGGTCGGAGAACTCCGGCGGCCGCAGCGCCGAGGAGTGGGCGCGGCACTACCATCAGCGGCTTGCCGACGCGCCCCAGGACCTGCTGCTGGCCGATCCAGGAGTCCAGGACCTGTTCGACGACCGCGTGTACAAACGCGGCGCGCTCACCCTGCACGTGTTGCGGGGCCGCATCGGTGACGACAATTTCTTTGCACTGCTTCGGGATTGGACTCAGCGCTACCGGCACAGCACGGTGGTCACCGACGACTTCACCGGGCTGGCCTCGCACTACGCCGACCAGTCGCTGCGCGCGCTGTTCGAGGCCTGGCTGTACGCGCGGGCACTGCCCGCGCTGGAACCGCCGCCGTGA
- a CDS encoding Pls/PosA family non-ribosomal peptide synthetase — protein MTGDFVSEVPPQYALSSYAPEPRTLIDIFYETGHRYPDAPALDDGTVQLTYAELIADIEETVEWLAARGIGRGDRIGIRMPSGSYALYVAILATLATGAAYVPVDADDPLERAELVFTAADVVAIITEQGLVRGPGSSRGWRAVRPLARDDAWVIFTSGSTGTPKGVAVTHRSAAAFVDAEAQLFLQDNPIGPGDRVLAGLSVGFDASCEEMWLAWRHGACLVPAPRSLVRSGMDLGPWLVSRDITVVSTVPTLAALWPAEALEAVRLLIFGGEACPPELAERLAAGPDSAGREVWNTYGPTEATVVACAARLDGRGPVSIGLPLAGWDLAVVDANGAPVPYGEVGELVIGGVGLARYLDPDKDADRYAPMPRLTWSRAYRSGDLVRWESDGLYFVGRADDQVKVGGRRIELGEVDAALVNLPGVSGAAAAVRQTSAGTPVLVGYVVSADPSFDLAEARTALAQTLPAALVPRLVHIDELPTRTSGKVDRDALPWPTPGDTGEEPTDLTGTAAWVAGLWQEVLAAPVTGPEADFFALGGGSLAAAQLVSALRQRYPQVTVGDLYDRPRLGSLAGFLDELEAPPVNEPRAVKPMPRLTQAAQLALSLPLATLTGLQWVVWLAIANNIAYNVAATAVPWVRPVDWWWVAAGFVLFVTPLGRMGIAALGARMLLAGLQPGTYRRGGPVHLRVWLAERLAQASGAENLAGAPWLVYYARALGNRVGNGVDLHSTPPVTGMLKLGHRSSVEPEVDLSGHWIDGDSFHVGPITIGNDASIGARTTLLPGSVVGKNADVAPGSGVLGKVKNGQYWKGSPAAKSGKARHPWPDHRPPRAPAWVAVYGVTSVLLGGLPLLALGTALAVIGWAIRDTASVTAAIAPTLRWAPVATLVALLSYALLTLIGVRVLSVGLRDGYHPVRSRVGWQIWAIERLMDAARTYLFPIYASLLTPWWLRALGAKVGRGTEISTVLLTPTFTVIEDGAFLADDTMVASYELGGGWLHVAKATIGKRAFLGNSGIAQPGRKVPDDGLVAVLSAAPHKAKAGSSWLGSPPVRLRRKPTAADTQRTFDPPLRLKTLRAMVEACRIVPVVVTFAIGVGVLFGLQWLATEFGWLWAALGSGVLLLAAGALAGAVAVVAKWAVVGRIRTGEHPLWSSFVWRNEVSDTFVETVAAPWFARSASGTPVMNWWLRALGATIGRGVWCETYWLPEADLVTIDRGATVNRGCVVQTHLFQDRIMAMDTVVLEEGSTLGPHCVALPASRIGAGATVGPASLVMRGDQVPAATRWLGNPIAPWNGLGKKRANKSRGKSKKPEDAAA, from the coding sequence GTGACTGGGGATTTTGTTTCCGAGGTGCCCCCTCAGTACGCGTTGTCGTCGTACGCACCCGAACCGCGCACCCTCATCGACATCTTCTACGAGACCGGGCACCGTTATCCCGATGCGCCTGCGCTCGACGACGGCACGGTGCAGCTGACGTATGCGGAGCTGATCGCCGACATCGAGGAAACCGTCGAGTGGCTGGCCGCCCGCGGGATCGGGCGCGGAGACCGCATCGGCATCCGGATGCCGTCGGGCAGCTACGCGCTGTACGTGGCGATCCTCGCGACGCTGGCCACCGGCGCCGCCTACGTGCCGGTCGACGCCGACGACCCGCTCGAGCGCGCCGAGTTGGTGTTCACCGCGGCCGACGTGGTGGCGATCATCACCGAACAGGGACTGGTGCGCGGACCCGGCTCATCCCGGGGTTGGCGCGCCGTGCGCCCGCTGGCCCGAGACGACGCATGGGTCATCTTCACGTCGGGATCCACCGGCACGCCCAAGGGCGTTGCGGTGACGCACCGCAGCGCGGCGGCCTTCGTCGACGCCGAGGCGCAGCTCTTTTTGCAGGACAACCCGATCGGCCCGGGCGACCGGGTGCTGGCCGGACTGTCGGTGGGCTTCGACGCATCGTGTGAGGAGATGTGGCTGGCCTGGCGGCACGGCGCCTGCCTGGTGCCCGCGCCCCGCTCGTTGGTGCGCAGCGGCATGGACCTGGGGCCGTGGCTGGTGTCGCGCGACATCACTGTGGTCTCCACGGTGCCGACGCTGGCGGCGCTGTGGCCCGCCGAGGCGCTGGAAGCCGTGCGACTGCTGATCTTCGGCGGTGAAGCCTGCCCGCCGGAGTTGGCCGAGCGGCTCGCCGCGGGTCCCGACTCGGCTGGCCGCGAGGTCTGGAACACCTACGGCCCCACGGAAGCCACCGTCGTCGCATGCGCGGCCCGGCTGGACGGGCGCGGCCCGGTGAGCATCGGGTTGCCGCTGGCCGGATGGGACCTCGCGGTGGTCGACGCGAACGGTGCGCCGGTGCCCTACGGCGAGGTGGGCGAACTGGTGATCGGCGGGGTCGGCCTGGCCCGCTACCTGGACCCCGACAAGGACGCCGACAGGTATGCGCCGATGCCCAGGCTGACGTGGTCGCGGGCCTACCGCAGCGGTGATCTGGTGCGGTGGGAATCCGACGGGCTCTACTTCGTGGGCCGGGCCGACGACCAGGTCAAGGTCGGCGGTCGGCGCATCGAACTCGGCGAGGTCGACGCCGCGCTCGTCAACCTGCCCGGTGTCAGCGGCGCTGCGGCCGCGGTGCGGCAAACGTCAGCGGGCACACCGGTTCTGGTCGGCTACGTCGTCAGCGCCGATCCGTCGTTCGACCTGGCCGAGGCCCGCACGGCGCTGGCCCAGACGCTGCCCGCCGCACTGGTCCCTCGCCTGGTGCACATCGACGAATTGCCCACCCGCACCTCGGGCAAGGTGGACCGCGACGCGCTGCCGTGGCCGACGCCCGGCGACACCGGCGAGGAACCCACGGACCTGACCGGCACGGCGGCCTGGGTCGCCGGGCTGTGGCAGGAGGTACTGGCCGCGCCGGTCACCGGCCCCGAAGCCGACTTCTTCGCGCTCGGCGGCGGTTCGCTGGCCGCCGCGCAGCTGGTGTCGGCGCTGCGCCAACGCTATCCGCAGGTGACGGTCGGCGACCTGTACGACCGTCCCCGGCTGGGCTCACTCGCCGGGTTCCTCGACGAGCTCGAGGCGCCGCCGGTGAACGAACCGCGGGCGGTCAAACCGATGCCGCGCCTGACCCAGGCCGCCCAGCTGGCGCTCTCGTTGCCGCTGGCGACGCTGACCGGGCTGCAGTGGGTGGTGTGGTTGGCCATCGCGAACAACATCGCGTACAACGTGGCGGCCACGGCGGTGCCGTGGGTCCGGCCCGTCGACTGGTGGTGGGTAGCAGCGGGTTTCGTGCTGTTCGTCACCCCGCTGGGGCGGATGGGCATCGCGGCGCTGGGCGCCCGGATGCTACTGGCGGGGCTGCAACCCGGCACGTACCGCCGGGGCGGCCCCGTGCACCTGCGGGTGTGGCTGGCCGAGCGGCTGGCCCAGGCCAGCGGCGCCGAAAACCTCGCCGGCGCACCGTGGTTGGTGTATTACGCGCGCGCACTGGGCAACCGGGTCGGCAACGGGGTCGATCTGCATTCCACCCCACCGGTGACCGGGATGCTCAAACTCGGCCACCGCAGTTCGGTCGAACCCGAGGTGGACCTGTCCGGGCACTGGATCGACGGGGATAGCTTCCACGTCGGTCCGATCACGATCGGCAACGACGCCAGCATCGGTGCGCGCACCACGCTGCTGCCCGGGTCCGTCGTCGGCAAAAACGCCGATGTGGCGCCCGGTTCCGGGGTGCTCGGCAAGGTCAAGAACGGCCAGTACTGGAAGGGTTCGCCTGCGGCGAAGTCCGGCAAGGCCCGCCATCCGTGGCCCGACCACCGGCCGCCGCGCGCGCCCGCCTGGGTCGCGGTCTACGGCGTGACCTCAGTGCTGTTGGGCGGGCTGCCGCTGCTGGCGCTCGGCACCGCGCTGGCGGTGATCGGTTGGGCCATCCGCGATACCGCGTCGGTGACCGCGGCGATCGCACCCACGCTGCGGTGGGCTCCGGTGGCGACGCTGGTCGCGTTGCTCAGCTATGCGCTGCTGACCCTGATCGGTGTGCGGGTGCTGTCGGTGGGGTTGCGCGACGGCTATCACCCCGTACGCAGCCGCGTCGGCTGGCAGATCTGGGCCATCGAGCGGCTCATGGACGCCGCGCGCACCTACCTTTTCCCGATCTACGCCAGCCTGCTGACACCGTGGTGGCTACGTGCGCTCGGCGCGAAAGTCGGTCGGGGCACCGAGATTTCCACGGTGCTGTTGACGCCGACGTTCACGGTGATCGAGGACGGCGCGTTCCTGGCCGACGACACCATGGTGGCCTCCTACGAACTGGGCGGCGGCTGGCTGCACGTGGCCAAGGCGACGATCGGCAAGCGCGCGTTTCTCGGCAACTCCGGGATCGCCCAACCGGGACGCAAGGTGCCCGACGACGGCCTGGTCGCGGTGTTGTCCGCAGCACCGCACAAGGCCAAGGCCGGCTCGTCGTGGCTGGGCAGCCCGCCGGTTCGGCTGCGCCGCAAGCCCACCGCCGCCGACACGCAGCGCACGTTCGATCCGCCGCTGCGGCTGAAGACGTTGCGCGCGATGGTCGAAGCCTGCCGGATCGTGCCGGTGGTCGTGACGTTCGCGATCGGTGTCGGGGTGCTGTTCGGGCTGCAGTGGCTGGCGACCGAATTCGGTTGGCTGTGGGCGGCGCTGGGCAGCGGCGTGCTGTTGCTGGCGGCCGGCGCGCTGGCGGGCGCGGTCGCCGTCGTCGCGAAATGGGCTGTGGTCGGACGGATCCGCACCGGCGAGCATCCGCTGTGGTCGTCGTTCGTGTGGCGCAACGAAGTCTCCGACACCTTCGTGGAGACCGTCGCCGCGCCGTGGTTTGCCCGCTCGGCCAGCGGGACGCCGGTGATGAACTGGTGGCTGCGGGCGCTGGGCGCGACGATCGGGCGCGGCGTGTGGTGTGAAACGTACTGGTTACCGGAGGCCGACCTGGTGACAATCGACCGCGGTGCGACCGTAAACCGGGGCTGCGTGGTGCAGACCCACCTGTTCCAGGACCGGATCATGGCGATGGACACCGTTGTGCTCGAGGAAGGTTCGACGCTGGGACCGCACTGCGTCGCGCTGCCCGCATCGCGCATCGGGGCGGGCGCCACCGTCGGACCGGCCTCGCTGGTCATGCGCGGCGACCAGGTGCCAGCCGCGACACGGTGGCTGGGCAATCCGATCGCACCGTGGAATGGGTTGGGTAAGAAGCGCGCCAACAAATCGAGGGGTAAGTCCAAGAAACCAGAAGACGCTGCAGCGTGA
- a CDS encoding TerC family protein — MNVSGLEWAITLSVTIAVLLFDVIVIGRRPHEPTKRETGTYLSIYIGLAVAFGLWTWFFHGSQYGLEFFAGWLTEYSLSVDNLFIFLIIMASFKVPRIYQQQALLVGIILALVFRGIFIALGAVAINQFSWVFYIFGAFLLYTAVGLVRDTEHDDDAENRVVRFARKHMKFTDTWDGLRLWVRENGTRVMTPMFLVIVALGTTDLIFALDSIPAIYGLTQEPYLVFTANVFALMGLRQLYFLLGDLLKRLIYLSQGLAFILAFIGVKLVLHALHENEVPFINGGEHVPVPEIPTLVSLGVIVVTLIVTTVASLYKTGVRGAKERGTSDVAPDEPEPHPRKG, encoded by the coding sequence GTGAACGTAAGCGGGCTCGAGTGGGCCATCACGCTGAGCGTGACGATCGCCGTTCTGCTGTTCGACGTGATCGTCATCGGCCGGCGCCCGCACGAACCGACCAAGCGTGAGACCGGGACGTACCTGTCGATCTACATCGGGCTCGCGGTGGCGTTCGGGCTGTGGACCTGGTTCTTCCACGGCAGCCAGTACGGGCTGGAGTTCTTCGCCGGCTGGCTCACCGAATACAGCCTGTCCGTGGACAACCTGTTCATCTTCTTGATCATCATGGCCAGCTTCAAGGTGCCCAGGATCTACCAGCAGCAGGCCCTGCTCGTCGGGATCATCCTGGCGCTGGTCTTCCGCGGCATCTTCATCGCGCTCGGCGCCGTCGCGATCAACCAATTCTCCTGGGTCTTCTACATTTTCGGTGCGTTCCTGCTCTACACCGCGGTGGGGCTGGTACGCGACACCGAGCACGACGACGACGCCGAGAACCGGGTGGTGCGCTTCGCCCGCAAGCACATGAAATTCACCGACACCTGGGATGGCCTGCGGCTGTGGGTGCGCGAGAACGGCACGCGGGTGATGACGCCGATGTTCCTCGTCATCGTCGCGTTGGGCACCACCGACCTCATCTTCGCGCTGGACTCGATTCCGGCCATCTACGGTCTGACCCAGGAGCCCTACCTGGTGTTCACCGCGAACGTGTTCGCGCTGATGGGCCTGCGGCAGCTCTACTTCCTGCTCGGGGACCTGCTCAAACGGCTCATCTACCTGTCGCAGGGGCTGGCGTTCATCCTCGCGTTCATCGGCGTGAAGTTGGTGCTGCATGCGCTGCACGAGAACGAGGTGCCGTTCATCAACGGCGGCGAGCATGTTCCGGTACCGGAGATCCCCACCCTGGTCAGCCTCGGGGTGATCGTGGTGACGTTGATCGTCACCACGGTGGCCAGCCTGTACAAGACCGGGGTGCGCGGCGCGAAGGAGCGGGGCACGTCCGACGTTGCCCCCGACGAGCCCGAGCCGCATCCGCGCAAGGGTTAG
- a CDS encoding acyltransferase family protein, which produces MTTEAAKDSAAPRTPSSPTEDRKHKRARIIGLDGIRGLLCLSIAITHVTGYYTKNTADTWKTNLFGFSLVYFFVLSGFLLFLPYVRNLVTAGASTRMPDVRDYAVHRLARIMPAYLVIFLIVNFVLRLSYIDNAALMPDDARTGIGMITDPLELLANLALVQTYFPAYIQTGIGPSWSLTLEYAFYLTLPALGWLIFRMRRHSRRNPYLVAVVAPAVLLGIGLLGRALTPLVNRYGGTSDFILLNWGPNIAAVFTRSILTNADNFAMGMFAAVVFVAIEHGVLSERAGRRIRTLSAAAILPVLVVGALMFAVAVSFVTAVVGVVAALMILVVVVPLARGQRSKLARALDIRPIRYVGEISLSAYLWHFPVLLLLGRLGWMAGDTLPGMLYNIAVLLAVTILAASVTYYLVEKPAMTYARAKTARAAS; this is translated from the coding sequence ATGACGACCGAGGCGGCGAAAGACAGCGCGGCGCCACGGACACCCTCAAGCCCAACCGAGGACCGAAAGCACAAGCGGGCACGGATAATCGGCCTCGACGGCATCCGCGGACTGCTGTGCCTGAGCATCGCCATCACCCATGTCACCGGGTACTACACGAAGAACACCGCCGACACCTGGAAGACCAATTTGTTCGGCTTCTCGCTGGTGTATTTTTTCGTCCTCAGCGGTTTTCTGTTGTTTTTGCCGTACGTGCGAAACCTGGTAACCGCCGGCGCGTCGACCCGCATGCCGGACGTCCGCGATTACGCGGTACACCGTCTCGCGCGAATCATGCCGGCATACCTCGTGATTTTCTTGATCGTCAATTTTGTCCTGCGCCTGTCCTATATCGACAACGCGGCCTTGATGCCCGATGACGCGCGCACGGGCATCGGCATGATCACCGATCCGCTGGAGTTGCTGGCCAACCTGGCGTTGGTGCAGACCTATTTCCCGGCCTACATCCAGACCGGGATCGGACCGTCGTGGTCGCTGACCCTGGAGTACGCGTTCTACCTGACGCTTCCGGCGCTGGGCTGGCTGATCTTTCGGATGCGCCGCCACAGCAGGCGCAACCCGTACCTGGTGGCCGTGGTCGCGCCCGCCGTTCTGCTGGGCATCGGGTTGCTCGGTCGCGCGCTGACCCCCCTGGTGAACCGCTACGGGGGCACCTCCGACTTCATCCTGCTCAACTGGGGTCCCAACATCGCCGCGGTGTTCACCCGCAGCATCCTGACCAACGCCGACAACTTCGCGATGGGCATGTTCGCGGCCGTCGTGTTCGTCGCGATCGAGCACGGCGTGCTCTCCGAGCGCGCGGGCCGGCGCATCCGGACGCTCAGCGCCGCCGCGATACTTCCCGTGCTGGTGGTGGGCGCCTTGATGTTCGCGGTCGCGGTGTCGTTCGTCACCGCGGTGGTCGGCGTGGTCGCTGCGCTGATGATCCTCGTCGTCGTCGTGCCGTTGGCCCGAGGCCAGCGGTCCAAGCTGGCGCGCGCCCTCGACATCCGCCCGATCCGCTACGTCGGCGAGATCTCGCTGTCGGCGTATCTGTGGCATTTCCCGGTGTTGCTGTTACTCGGCCGGCTCGGCTGGATGGCCGGCGACACGTTGCCGGGCATGCTCTACAACATCGCGGTTCTGCTCGCCGTGACGATTCTCGCCGCGAGTGTGACCTACTACCTCGTGGAAAAGCCGGCGATGACCTACGCCAGAGCCAAAACCGCGCGAGCGGCCAGTTGA